Proteins from a single region of Rana temporaria chromosome 5, aRanTem1.1, whole genome shotgun sequence:
- the LOC120940318 gene encoding PCNA-associated factor-like: MVQTKADSAGTPTGSYRKAVTARAPQKYFDTSSSSSNHSTSLTSEKSEGKYPGGNRLCVQPTPKWQKGIGSPSSSNVEKENRVPSDNEEEAGGSGIGKAPKKSCPLVDDVSDED, from the coding sequence ATGGTACAGACTAAAGCAGACAGTGCAGGAACACCCACCGGCAGCTACAGGAAAGCTGTTACTGCTAGAGCACCACAAAAGTATTTTGACACAAGTTCTTCTTCCTCCAACCATTCAACCTCTCTAACTAGTGAAAAATCTGAAGGTAAGTATCCTGGAGGTAATCGTCTATGTGTTCAACCTACTCCAAAATGGCAGAAAGGTATAGGATCTCCATCTTCTAGTAATGTTGAAAAAGAGAACCGTGTGCCTTCTGACAATGAGGAAGAAGCAGGAGGCAGTGGAATTGGTAAAGCACCAAAGAAATCGTGTCCATTGGTTGATGATGTTTCAGATGAAGACTGA